Proteins encoded together in one uncultured Sphaerochaeta sp. window:
- a CDS encoding GtrA family protein, whose product MEENNNVAMTGKQNLIQFGKFVLFSISAGVIQVLVFTLLEEVFHLQYWPSYLTALIASVLYNFTVNRRFTFKSANNIPKAMTQLGIYYLIFTPLSTWWGDALVGLGISDYLVLGGTMVVNLISEFCVNRFIIYRTSMNTRVKPVKTPSI is encoded by the coding sequence ATGGAAGAAAACAACAACGTAGCGATGACCGGAAAACAGAATCTCATCCAATTTGGGAAGTTCGTACTTTTTTCCATCAGTGCAGGGGTTATTCAGGTATTGGTATTTACGCTCCTGGAGGAAGTGTTTCATCTCCAGTATTGGCCCAGTTATCTTACCGCCCTCATTGCAAGTGTCCTCTACAACTTCACAGTGAATCGACGTTTTACCTTCAAGAGTGCAAACAATATTCCCAAGGCCATGACCCAGCTGGGAATCTATTATCTGATTTTTACCCCACTCTCCACATGGTGGGGTGATGCCTTGGTTGGCCTTGGTATCTCTGACTACCTTGTCCTTGGTGGTACGATGGTGGTTAACCTGATCTCAGAGTTCTGTGTCAATCGATTCATCATCTACAGAACTTCCATGAATACCCGTGTAAAACCGGTAAAAACACCATCCATCTAG
- a CDS encoding DUF1566 domain-containing protein has protein sequence MNELLYGTGGTGEMASAQEENNTGSELDGNISGTYFSENWGEIVFIQKDNQVTGTFPNGTIEGTLTGNTLEGRWTGPWVAGRMRLKFSSDASSFNGYESMGNLEPSPDNPDARPWSGTRTGSLPGQETKTQELVSPPIAEKSTATTSSSTGSSSAFNATGVYRTSLGELTLSQNGSTVTGSYPQSTLTGQMSGYELTGQIYSLGTTADIRFTFASDGSGFQGEMLYQGESHVWNGTKISRNAPPQQGVTNKQPETESKQTTPLSVSGTYYSDNWGEIVLEQRGEYVSGTYPNGIIAGTLTGNTLEGTWESPWTRGRMILKFSPDAKSFSGYENTGSIEPNASNPDSLPWTGVRTGSSRQVSTDTGTTQVDTDQFDLYYGGWIDVNEDNSGFVFGADTSLILFFDGEIAEGYWTTNGKNITLFVEGPQGDYVTFEGTYDSNGTNLLLTLDGDQLVLERHWISNKDDVIAFNNQFKTETPVQSGSIVGVYDTNFGKMTLTQRGSSVTGEYPMGEVQGNFSNNTFSGTFSSMGIEGTFNLVFTPSGDAFEGKMVVDAYTDYLWIGTKISSGEQSSPATTTVPAQRTASSYTVGMNGPAGGIIFYDKGEFSNGWRYLELAPQGAEMTKMWAPNNEMTAGVFDVDDEIGRGEDYTGKIVRTYANTTSGNEYAAQACESLSYGGFNDWFLPSHAELVEIYSKVHKEGLGGFARDLYWSSTEWKDGSNSYAYYLNFDDGSQYVSSKMDSLKVRPVRAF, from the coding sequence ATGAATGAGTTACTGTACGGCACAGGAGGCACTGGTGAAATGGCCTCCGCTCAAGAGGAGAACAATACAGGCAGTGAACTTGATGGCAATATTAGCGGAACATACTTCAGTGAAAACTGGGGTGAAATTGTTTTTATACAAAAAGATAATCAGGTTACGGGAACATTCCCAAATGGTACGATAGAGGGAACACTCACTGGAAATACGTTGGAAGGAAGGTGGACAGGACCTTGGGTAGCTGGAAGGATGCGACTGAAATTTTCCTCTGATGCAAGCAGCTTTAATGGCTATGAGAGCATGGGCAACCTAGAACCTAGTCCTGATAATCCTGATGCTCGTCCTTGGAGTGGAACAAGGACGGGATCACTACCCGGCCAAGAAACAAAAACACAGGAACTTGTGTCACCTCCAATAGCAGAAAAGTCTACTGCTACCACATCATCCAGTACAGGATCATCCTCAGCGTTCAATGCCACTGGAGTGTATAGGACAAGCTTAGGTGAACTGACTTTATCCCAAAATGGAAGTACAGTAACGGGAAGTTATCCTCAGAGCACACTTACGGGACAAATGTCCGGTTACGAACTTACTGGGCAAATCTACTCACTTGGAACAACGGCTGATATCCGCTTTACCTTCGCTTCTGACGGCAGTGGTTTTCAGGGAGAGATGTTGTACCAAGGGGAGAGCCATGTATGGAATGGTACGAAAATCAGTAGGAATGCCCCACCCCAACAAGGGGTAACCAACAAGCAACCTGAAACTGAATCCAAGCAAACTACTCCATTATCTGTGAGCGGCACCTACTACAGTGACAACTGGGGGGAGATTGTTCTGGAACAACGAGGAGAGTATGTATCTGGTACATACCCAAATGGGATAATTGCAGGCACACTTACGGGGAATACGCTGGAAGGAACCTGGGAAAGTCCTTGGACACGAGGCAGAATGATACTGAAATTTTCGCCCGATGCAAAAAGCTTCAGTGGATATGAGAATACTGGTTCAATCGAACCAAATGCGAGCAACCCAGATTCACTTCCTTGGACGGGGGTAAGGACTGGCTCATCACGCCAGGTGAGTACGGATACGGGAACTACGCAGGTCGATACTGATCAATTTGATCTGTATTATGGTGGTTGGATCGATGTGAATGAAGACAACTCTGGCTTTGTGTTCGGTGCCGATACGTCATTAATCCTGTTCTTCGATGGTGAAATTGCTGAGGGATACTGGACCACAAATGGCAAGAACATCACCCTATTTGTAGAAGGTCCACAAGGGGATTATGTCACCTTTGAGGGTACGTATGATTCTAATGGGACTAATCTTCTCCTCACACTCGATGGTGATCAGCTGGTCTTGGAGCGGCATTGGATCAGCAACAAGGATGATGTAATTGCATTCAACAACCAATTTAAAACGGAGACACCTGTACAGTCAGGTTCCATAGTGGGAGTGTATGATACCAATTTTGGGAAAATGACACTTACCCAGAGAGGATCATCGGTAACAGGAGAATATCCGATGGGTGAGGTGCAAGGTAACTTCTCCAACAATACGTTCTCTGGAACCTTTTCCTCCATGGGAATTGAAGGTACGTTCAATCTTGTTTTTACCCCCAGTGGTGATGCATTCGAGGGAAAGATGGTGGTTGATGCATATACCGACTATCTCTGGATAGGTACGAAAATCTCATCTGGAGAACAAAGTTCACCAGCTACAACAACCGTACCCGCACAGCGCACCGCATCTTCCTATACTGTTGGCATGAATGGTCCAGCCGGAGGAATAATCTTCTATGACAAGGGTGAATTCAGCAATGGATGGCGATATCTTGAGCTTGCTCCCCAAGGCGCCGAAATGACTAAAATGTGGGCTCCAAACAACGAGATGACTGCAGGCGTATTTGATGTTGATGATGAAATCGGTAGGGGTGAAGACTATACTGGGAAAATTGTACGTACCTATGCGAACACTACTTCTGGAAATGAATACGCCGCGCAAGCTTGTGAGAGTCTTTCCTATGGTGGATTCAATGATTGGTTTCTGCCTTCACACGCAGAATTGGTTGAAATCTACAGCAAGGTACATAAGGAAGGTTTGGGAGGGTTTGCCAGAGATCTGTATTGGTCATCTACTGAATGGAAAGATGGAAGCAACAGCTATGCATATTATCTTAATTTCGATGATGGATCTCAGTACGTGAGTTCCAAAATGGATTCCTTGAAGGTTCGGCCGGTGAGAGCTTTCTAG
- a CDS encoding TetR/AcrR family transcriptional regulator, whose product MVYSIVSEYSLTGMEGRGYFMGEIKKRKLTKPTFDKLSEEKKLMILRTAISEFASQGFDHTNINIIAEKAGISVGSLYKYFGSKQDLFLVTIHQGTEVLKTILQAIVPSDQSFEEKCRELVKAIQKSSREQLELIRLYSELTSVGNSELVRQLSYEIESISAEMYTELVKEGQRTGEIRRDIDPAMAAFLMDNLFISLQFSYSNEYYQQRFKIFLGNDIENRDTFVLDQMVSFISHALKI is encoded by the coding sequence ATGGTATACTCAATAGTGAGTGAGTACTCACTCACTGGTATGGAGGGTAGAGGATATTTCATGGGAGAAATAAAAAAGAGAAAACTCACCAAGCCTACGTTCGACAAACTCTCTGAAGAGAAGAAGCTCATGATTCTACGGACTGCTATCAGTGAGTTTGCAAGCCAGGGATTTGACCATACGAATATCAATATCATTGCTGAGAAAGCTGGAATTAGTGTTGGTTCTTTATACAAGTATTTTGGGTCTAAGCAAGACCTTTTTCTTGTGACGATACATCAAGGAACCGAGGTACTGAAGACCATCTTGCAGGCAATTGTGCCATCAGATCAATCCTTTGAAGAGAAGTGCAGGGAATTGGTCAAAGCCATCCAGAAATCCAGTAGAGAGCAACTGGAACTTATCCGTCTCTATAGTGAACTAACCTCAGTGGGAAACAGTGAGCTTGTAAGGCAACTTTCGTATGAGATCGAATCCATCTCCGCCGAGATGTACACTGAATTGGTCAAGGAAGGACAGAGGACGGGTGAGATCAGGAGGGATATTGATCCTGCGATGGCAGCCTTTCTCATGGATAATCTCTTCATATCCCTTCAGTTCTCATACTCCAATGAGTATTACCAACAACGTTTCAAGATATTCTTGGGAAATGATATAGAGAATCGGGACACGTTTGTTCTTGATCAAATGGTTAGTTTCATATCCCACGCATTGAAAATCTGA
- a CDS encoding fructose bisphosphate aldolase — protein sequence MNREQLSRMVTGKGFIAALDQSGGSTPKALLHYGIPEDAYATDKEMFDLVHAMRTRIITSPAFTDAHILGAILFEDTMDRTIEGMPTAAYLWKTKRIVPFLKVDKGLAELSEGVQLMKPMPDLEPLLEKAVEQGIFGTKMRSVIKESNPKGIRKIVEQQFENAKIILKAGLVPIIEPEVDIHSMDKQASEKILKAEMTRQLEHLNEEDRVMLKLSIPTEPNFYAELQKEKHMVRVVALSGGYPRNKANKLLAKNHGLIASFSRALAQDLHVEQSDEEFNKLLETSIREIYEASIT from the coding sequence ATGAACAGAGAACAACTTAGCCGTATGGTAACTGGAAAAGGTTTTATCGCTGCTTTGGACCAGAGTGGAGGCAGTACACCCAAAGCACTGTTGCACTATGGAATCCCTGAAGATGCCTATGCAACGGATAAAGAAATGTTCGATCTTGTACATGCAATGCGCACCAGAATCATTACGAGCCCTGCTTTTACCGATGCCCATATCCTGGGGGCTATTCTGTTTGAAGACACCATGGACCGGACCATTGAAGGAATGCCAACGGCTGCATACCTTTGGAAAACCAAGAGAATAGTCCCATTCCTGAAAGTGGACAAAGGTCTTGCAGAACTCTCTGAAGGAGTTCAGTTGATGAAACCTATGCCAGACCTTGAACCACTGCTAGAGAAAGCAGTCGAGCAGGGGATTTTTGGCACCAAAATGCGTTCAGTCATCAAGGAATCCAATCCAAAGGGAATCAGGAAGATAGTCGAACAGCAGTTTGAAAATGCCAAGATCATATTGAAAGCAGGTTTGGTTCCGATCATTGAACCCGAGGTCGACATCCACAGTATGGACAAGCAAGCATCAGAGAAGATCCTGAAGGCTGAGATGACAAGACAGCTTGAACACCTCAATGAGGAGGATCGGGTCATGCTTAAGCTCTCCATACCTACCGAACCAAACTTCTATGCTGAACTGCAGAAAGAGAAACACATGGTTCGTGTGGTGGCTCTCTCTGGAGGGTATCCTCGCAATAAGGCTAATAAACTCCTTGCAAAGAACCATGGACTTATCGCCAGCTTCTCAAGAGCCCTCGCGCAAGATCTGCATGTTGAGCAGAGTGACGAGGAGTTCAACAAGCTACTTGAAACTTCAATACGAGAAATCTACGAGGCTTCCATTACCTAA
- a CDS encoding FGGY-family carbohydrate kinase, with product MDSKQYLLAYDVGTTGMKTCLFSAVGHLELVASALVKYPLYLLDGGGAEQDPEDWWKAMVSTTGEILSRSAIDPADIKGISFCSQMQGLVLVDREGNALRNAFSYLDQRATKELRRGMAHGMQIEGANIWKLLVSLSITKAVATSVKDPVWKYHWVKNHEPEIFSHIYKWLDVKEYLIAKLTGSFIMTEDSAFATLLFDTKKRTWSRAMCRMLKVNPDHLPHIIQSTKQAGTMKEQAASVLGLQPGTPVFGGGGDAASIGIGAGATNPGDTHIYMGTSGWLSTVVEKSMVDPASKTAAIVSALPGRFTYFSELETAGKCLEWVKDHLALDEINLYLEKKLITDSPEAIAKNLYDYMASVIDTVPPGSNGVIFTPWLHGNRCPFEDSKARGMFFNLRLETGKTEMIRAVTEGVCLHMRWFLEVQERKIKTSSVIRFVGGGALSPVTCQILSDILGRRIQSIENPQNVGAMGAAIIAGLGLGIYQSEKEATDAIPKGRVYEPRIESQKVYDRNYKVYTQLYRSNKKHFAALNA from the coding sequence ATGGACAGTAAACAATATCTTCTTGCCTATGATGTTGGTACTACGGGGATGAAGACCTGTCTCTTCTCAGCAGTTGGTCACTTGGAGCTTGTTGCCTCTGCACTTGTGAAATACCCCTTATATCTTCTCGATGGTGGTGGAGCTGAACAGGATCCTGAGGATTGGTGGAAGGCGATGGTAAGCACGACTGGTGAGATACTCTCTAGGTCTGCAATCGATCCTGCAGACATCAAGGGAATCTCCTTTTGTTCCCAGATGCAGGGCTTGGTGCTTGTGGATAGAGAAGGAAACGCACTCAGGAATGCCTTCAGTTACCTTGATCAACGAGCAACCAAGGAATTGAGGCGGGGCATGGCCCACGGAATGCAGATCGAGGGAGCAAATATCTGGAAGCTCCTTGTCTCCCTCTCCATTACCAAGGCGGTTGCAACCAGTGTGAAAGACCCGGTTTGGAAATATCACTGGGTGAAGAATCATGAACCGGAGATATTTTCACACATCTACAAGTGGCTGGATGTGAAGGAGTACCTGATAGCGAAGCTGACCGGTTCGTTTATCATGACTGAAGACTCAGCGTTTGCAACACTCTTGTTCGATACAAAGAAACGTACCTGGAGCAGAGCCATGTGCAGGATGCTCAAGGTCAACCCAGATCACTTACCCCATATCATACAATCGACGAAGCAGGCTGGAACAATGAAAGAGCAGGCAGCGAGCGTGCTTGGATTGCAACCTGGTACTCCGGTCTTTGGTGGGGGAGGCGATGCTGCTTCAATCGGAATTGGAGCAGGTGCTACCAATCCTGGAGATACCCATATCTACATGGGGACCTCAGGATGGCTTTCCACTGTAGTTGAAAAGAGCATGGTCGACCCTGCATCAAAAACTGCAGCAATCGTGAGTGCGCTTCCTGGGCGATTTACCTATTTCTCTGAACTCGAGACTGCCGGAAAATGTCTGGAATGGGTAAAGGATCATCTTGCCCTGGATGAGATCAACCTGTATCTGGAGAAGAAACTGATAACAGATTCTCCTGAGGCTATTGCCAAAAACCTCTATGACTATATGGCATCAGTAATCGATACGGTACCCCCTGGAAGCAATGGAGTGATTTTTACCCCATGGTTACACGGGAATCGATGTCCATTTGAGGACAGCAAAGCCCGGGGGATGTTCTTCAATTTACGCCTTGAAACAGGAAAGACAGAGATGATCAGGGCAGTGACCGAAGGGGTCTGCTTGCATATGCGCTGGTTCCTGGAAGTACAGGAAAGGAAGATCAAGACATCATCGGTTATCCGGTTTGTTGGGGGAGGGGCTCTCTCTCCCGTTACCTGCCAGATTCTCAGTGACATCTTGGGAAGACGGATACAGAGTATTGAGAACCCGCAGAATGTAGGAGCGATGGGAGCTGCCATTATTGCAGGTCTTGGTCTCGGGATTTACCAGAGTGAGAAAGAGGCAACAGATGCAATCCCAAAGGGTAGGGTTTATGAGCCGAGGATAGAGAGCCAGAAAGTGTATGACCGTAATTACAAGGTGTATACACAACTCTATAGATCCAACAAGAAGCACTTTGCTGCCTTGAATGCATAG
- a CDS encoding TetR/AcrR family transcriptional regulator produces MPPKVRISEQAIVDAAIQIIRDEGEGALHARSLAKALGCSVQPIFHNFPSMEHLREAVYQKVDSLFEEQLLQGLEKNAIPFLGMGLSYIDFARREKHLFRLLFMSDGFRGKQVIDLASDDANKPIISIISQMTQLTEKQSEQIFLGIWLMVHGIASMLATNECSLEDAQISQLLKHTFTGLKNEYSKEGT; encoded by the coding sequence ATGCCACCAAAGGTAAGAATATCAGAACAAGCTATTGTGGATGCTGCAATCCAGATTATTCGGGACGAGGGTGAAGGGGCGTTGCATGCTCGCTCACTCGCCAAGGCACTTGGATGTTCCGTACAGCCGATATTTCATAACTTCCCCTCGATGGAGCATCTCAGAGAGGCTGTGTATCAAAAGGTTGATTCCCTTTTCGAGGAGCAGTTGCTCCAAGGCTTGGAAAAAAACGCAATACCCTTTCTTGGAATGGGGCTCTCATATATTGATTTCGCTAGGAGAGAGAAGCACCTGTTCAGGTTATTGTTCATGTCGGATGGATTTCGAGGAAAACAAGTCATTGACCTGGCCTCGGATGATGCAAATAAACCGATCATAAGCATTATCTCGCAAATGACGCAACTTACAGAGAAGCAATCAGAACAGATATTCCTGGGTATTTGGCTCATGGTGCATGGCATTGCCTCAATGCTGGCAACAAATGAGTGCAGTCTTGAAGATGCACAGATTTCCCAGCTTTTAAAGCATACGTTTACAGGTTTGAAAAATGAATACAGTAAAGAAGGAACATGA
- a CDS encoding ATP-binding protein translates to MKFFGRDYELDILNTIYMQCKSSYGKITVITGRRRIGKTLLAKEYAKDKDSVYLFTSRKTEKMLCEEYLPLYEQLTGEPYIGSVERFSEIFELFMKYGITKPFVLIVDEFQEYAHINPSVFSEIQNIWDSYKFRTHVHILFIGSIYSMMVNIFQNEKEPLFGRADKILYLKPFSIFSVKEVLEVYDAYTVNNLFIYYLITGGVPRYMEILLENTCFTQEMVLNYILSKDSFFLEEGKNLLIQEFGKEYGIYFSILELIASGKTSRQEIESVITKSIGGHLQRLEDVYDIVRKVRPIGAKKDSRNQKYQIKDHFMRFWFRFIYKNFSQIENERFTYVIKLIHRDLSTYSGHTLERLFLDIYSRSSDYSVIGTYWERGNKNEIDLVAIDDFHLTMSIAEIKLNKEKISIQKLQKKAEGLLKPYSNYEIQYEALSMEDIEGKMEEYANLS, encoded by the coding sequence ATGAAGTTTTTCGGAAGGGACTATGAGCTCGATATCCTCAACACTATATACATGCAGTGCAAATCCTCATATGGAAAGATTACGGTAATTACCGGACGAAGGCGAATAGGGAAGACGCTTCTTGCAAAAGAATACGCAAAAGACAAGGATTCTGTGTATCTGTTTACAAGTAGGAAAACGGAGAAAATGTTGTGTGAGGAGTATCTTCCATTATATGAACAATTGACTGGGGAGCCTTATATCGGAAGTGTTGAACGATTCTCTGAGATTTTTGAATTATTCATGAAATATGGAATCACTAAACCATTTGTTCTTATTGTTGATGAGTTCCAGGAGTATGCACACATAAACCCAAGTGTTTTTTCGGAGATCCAGAATATCTGGGATTCTTATAAATTCAGGACACATGTGCACATTCTTTTTATTGGATCAATATATTCCATGATGGTTAACATCTTTCAGAACGAGAAAGAACCTCTCTTTGGAAGAGCAGATAAAATCCTCTATCTAAAACCATTTTCAATATTCTCTGTAAAAGAAGTTCTTGAAGTGTACGATGCATATACTGTTAATAACTTGTTTATATACTACCTCATTACTGGGGGAGTTCCACGATATATGGAGATACTTCTTGAAAATACATGTTTTACGCAGGAAATGGTACTTAATTACATACTGAGTAAAGATTCCTTTTTCTTAGAGGAAGGAAAAAATCTCCTCATCCAGGAATTCGGGAAAGAGTATGGAATCTATTTTTCAATACTTGAGTTGATTGCTTCTGGAAAAACATCAAGGCAAGAAATTGAGTCGGTAATCACCAAGAGTATTGGTGGACACCTCCAACGTCTTGAGGATGTATATGATATAGTCAGAAAAGTACGTCCCATTGGCGCCAAGAAAGATTCAAGAAATCAGAAGTACCAGATCAAAGACCATTTCATGAGATTCTGGTTTCGATTTATCTACAAGAATTTTTCTCAAATTGAAAATGAGCGATTCACCTATGTAATAAAACTGATACATCGAGATCTGTCTACCTATTCAGGACATACACTTGAGCGTCTATTCCTTGATATCTATTCTCGATCTTCAGACTATTCTGTCATTGGCACCTATTGGGAACGGGGCAATAAAAATGAAATAGACCTTGTAGCGATTGATGATTTCCATCTAACGATGAGCATTGCAGAAATTAAACTCAACAAAGAGAAGATCAGCATACAAAAGTTACAGAAAAAAGCAGAGGGATTATTGAAACCCTATAGTAACTATGAAATACAGTATGAGGCTCTATCAATGGAAGACATTGAGGGTAAAATGGAGGAATACGCAAATCTCTCCTAG
- a CDS encoding DUF4386 family protein, whose translation MSWVLGVIHFDGLYIINNIILAIIYVALFLLLVEEHPTLMILATLLGLLGIASYFASNKAVEMFFLSKEYWGGRTNLPDEVFFASVQGLLLAWKGTAFDIYYILNGITLFLISSAMLKSHLFKSSIAIVGFISAFLMIIPSNFGAVGMVFSLLSLIPWYLFTIMVARVFHFHAKA comes from the coding sequence ATGAGTTGGGTCTTGGGCGTTATTCATTTCGACGGCTTATACATCATCAATAACATTATCCTAGCCATCATATACGTAGCTCTTTTCTTACTATTGGTGGAAGAACATCCAACCCTTATGATACTTGCCACCCTTTTAGGGTTACTGGGAATCGCCTCATATTTTGCATCCAACAAGGCAGTGGAAATGTTCTTTCTCAGTAAAGAATACTGGGGAGGGAGGACCAACCTCCCTGACGAGGTTTTCTTTGCCTCGGTTCAGGGGTTGCTGCTTGCTTGGAAAGGGACTGCATTCGATATCTATTATATTTTGAATGGAATTACCCTTTTCCTTATTTCATCGGCCATGCTAAAAAGTCACTTATTCAAATCCAGTATTGCAATCGTTGGTTTCATCTCCGCTTTTCTTATGATCATCCCATCAAACTTCGGAGCTGTGGGAATGGTATTCAGCCTGCTTTCGCTTATACCGTGGTATCTATTTACGATCATGGTAGCGAGAGTGTTCCATTTTCATGCAAAAGCGTGA
- a CDS encoding CPBP family intramembrane glutamic endopeptidase — protein MNEGKDKTVVRRALLWILVYIVLVNIGDEIGRQTGMGSLITALILVGFSGVLLKTHHLQDLLLRLPERNIYASVWYFIPLLILALIQWFVGLEATLGLSDILIAALLMMAVGFIEEVLFRGLLFLAIEKNSTTKRAIIISGVTFGFGHIVNLLRGYSSPELLSQIAVAIAVGILLALLVAKTRSIIPGAIFHALFNFSGTVTSQGAELQAMLLAPILVISVLYSIIISRKSLKGVVVAG, from the coding sequence ATGAACGAAGGTAAAGACAAAACGGTAGTACGGCGCGCACTTCTCTGGATATTGGTCTACATCGTATTGGTGAATATCGGGGATGAAATTGGGAGACAAACAGGCATGGGAAGTCTCATCACTGCATTGATACTGGTCGGTTTTTCGGGAGTGCTACTGAAAACCCATCATCTGCAAGACCTCTTACTACGATTGCCAGAGCGAAATATCTACGCAAGTGTATGGTATTTTATACCACTCCTGATACTTGCACTCATCCAGTGGTTTGTAGGACTGGAAGCTACCTTGGGTCTTTCGGATATCCTGATTGCAGCTTTATTGATGATGGCGGTAGGGTTTATAGAGGAAGTGCTCTTTCGTGGATTGCTGTTTCTGGCAATCGAGAAGAATTCCACTACTAAAAGGGCAATCATCATAAGTGGTGTTACCTTTGGTTTTGGCCATATAGTAAACTTGCTTAGGGGCTACAGCAGTCCTGAACTACTCTCCCAGATAGCAGTAGCAATAGCTGTAGGAATACTGCTTGCTCTTCTCGTGGCAAAAACGCGAAGCATTATTCCTGGTGCAATTTTCCATGCCCTGTTCAATTTCAGTGGAACGGTGACCAGCCAGGGTGCAGAATTGCAAGCAATGCTGCTCGCCCCCATCCTTGTTATTTCTGTTCTCTACAGTATTATTATCAGCCGTAAATCATTAAAGGGTGTGGTAGTGGCTGGATGA
- a CDS encoding amidohydrolase family protein produces the protein MVGKKYRLWIIGLLLVCVLFITSCLTGPRAVRLELPKPKEVNATQAFVHATVIPMTEPEKIIENAVVIVEDKKIVYVGTDYERIPASTDRIDCTGKWIVPGLADAHVHLLFNALDPLLFLANGVTSVRNMASFTDAGRDDARFAFSDHLEFRDSVRKGEVLSPWVYQASPIHEARTGKYFDKSLYLDTKTANEGVDAVRRANEKGFEYFKVYNKLPSSAFYSIAKEAKKLGFPVVGHVPHEVGIEEVVDGSLMHSIEHLTGYINPFGTFKIEPEILDEIANRTAEAGIWNIPTLEVWRNIVAPEHIDAIDADPWTRYISPSNRAFWSASVESFSKLIQKNVEGYSVLPSDHMEDFALIVEALIRATAPIAAGTDSGTLNVVAGSSLHKELERLVALGMTTWEAIAASTVRASECFEKSDEFGTVQAGRRSDLLVLNSNPLEDINNLRDINLVVVQGVPYRQSELVGMLDQLVEKNSH, from the coding sequence ATGGTAGGGAAGAAGTATAGGCTTTGGATAATAGGATTGCTTTTGGTTTGCGTCTTGTTTATAACCTCCTGTTTAACAGGGCCCCGTGCAGTTCGCTTGGAGCTTCCAAAGCCTAAGGAGGTGAATGCCACACAGGCTTTTGTTCATGCAACAGTAATTCCCATGACTGAGCCTGAAAAGATTATCGAGAATGCAGTGGTAATCGTAGAAGATAAAAAGATTGTATATGTGGGTACTGATTATGAAAGAATCCCTGCATCTACAGATCGTATCGACTGTACCGGCAAGTGGATAGTTCCGGGCCTGGCGGATGCGCATGTGCATCTCCTTTTCAATGCCTTGGATCCCTTGCTGTTCTTGGCAAATGGGGTGACTTCAGTTCGCAATATGGCGTCCTTTACTGATGCCGGTCGGGATGATGCAAGGTTTGCCTTCAGTGACCATCTGGAATTCCGGGACTCGGTTCGAAAAGGAGAAGTGCTTTCACCTTGGGTGTACCAAGCAAGCCCCATTCATGAAGCGAGAACGGGCAAATACTTTGATAAGTCGCTCTACTTGGACACAAAGACGGCCAACGAAGGGGTGGATGCTGTCCGGAGGGCTAATGAGAAAGGATTTGAATATTTCAAAGTGTACAATAAGCTTCCCTCAAGCGCATTCTACAGTATTGCAAAAGAGGCCAAGAAGTTGGGTTTTCCTGTGGTAGGGCATGTTCCTCATGAGGTAGGAATTGAAGAGGTAGTCGATGGTTCCTTGATGCACTCCATTGAACATCTGACCGGTTATATCAACCCATTTGGCACATTCAAGATAGAACCCGAAATACTTGATGAAATTGCAAACCGTACTGCCGAGGCAGGAATTTGGAATATCCCTACATTGGAAGTCTGGAGGAATATCGTTGCTCCCGAACATATTGATGCCATTGATGCTGATCCCTGGACACGCTATATATCTCCGTCAAATCGGGCATTCTGGTCTGCATCAGTAGAATCATTTTCCAAGCTCATACAGAAAAACGTGGAGGGGTACTCTGTATTGCCCTCTGATCACATGGAAGATTTTGCTTTGATCGTGGAGGCACTTATCAGGGCAACCGCTCCTATTGCAGCGGGGACGGACAGTGGAACCCTGAACGTAGTTGCAGGTTCTTCACTGCACAAGGAATTGGAAAGATTGGTTGCGTTGGGCATGACCACCTGGGAGGCAATTGCTGCTTCCACGGTACGGGCTTCTGAATGCTTTGAAAAATCAGATGAATTCGGAACAGTACAGGCAGGTCGGCGCTCTGATCTATTGGTCTTAAACAGTAATCCACTTGAGGACATTAACAATCTGAGGGATATCAATCTTGTTGTTGTACAAGGTGTGCCTTATAGGCAGTCTGAATTGGTGGGAATGCTTGATCAATTGGTAGAAAAGAATAGTCACTAA